The Miscanthus floridulus cultivar M001 chromosome 7, ASM1932011v1, whole genome shotgun sequence genome includes a region encoding these proteins:
- the LOC136467999 gene encoding UDP-glucose:glycoprotein glucosyltransferase-like, with translation MAPARGVRSGGSAAAAALVSVLLVGCLVAGGQGAEIRRQKNVQAALRAKWAGTPLLLEASELLSKEWKDLFWDFIDHWKELEKGSECLTAKCCTQKIVEDARTLLNEPLSSIFEFSLTLRSASPRLVLYRQLAKESLSSFPIDDSPEQISGQCTGKTFDGAVDPSSSGGTCCWVDTGNVLLFSSADLHEWLGGLGKLAMDSTEQPELFDFDHIYPRTNITAPVAMFYGAVGTKCFKEMHVQLAEASKQGKVRYALRPVLPSGCGTTSTFCGSVGAVDVVTLSGYGVELALKNMEYKAMDDTAIKKGVPLEDPKTEDLSQEVRGFIFSKILERKPELNAEIMAFRDYLLSSTVSDTLEVWELKDLGHQTAQRIVQASDPLQSMQEINQNFPSIVSSLSRMKLDNSIKDEIIANQRMVPPGKSLMALNGALINIEDLDLYLLMDMVHGELSLADQFVRLKLPQSAAHKILSAPPPAESNSFRVDFRSSHVHYLNNLEEDDMYRRWRSNIQELLMPVFPGQMRYIRKNLFHSVYVLDPASACGAETIDMILSLYQDGVPIRFGIIMYSSRFINVIEESDGTLTNNGEDTSILITRLFLYIKETYSTQLAFQFLSNIHKSRNGDDDYNEELVESHQVEGAFVDSLLSNAKSHPQDVLLKLQKENVYKQEAEESSRFVHKLGLYKLQCCLLMNGFVHEASEEATMNAMNDELPRIQEQVYYGHIQSHTDVLEKFLSENSYKRYNPSITGKSAEKKFVSLFASYHQDSSVFNDMKYLQSPGTTDDAKPVTHLLAIDLSSKVGTKLLSEAIRYLMDGSDRARVGLLLYVRTGGSSPILLLKDIFDRTISSFSYKEKVLVFLHGLLKFYEAQPLPASSVADDWTRNMMEKVYTLAAETALPVDDYKAWFKSFSADTVLKGIDKLSDFLFGHLGLVFGSNAVITNGRVFIMNEGESFLANDLGLLESIEYDLRTKYIFEITEEVEFAGVDPDDLTSQFYSDIAMLISSSMSVRERTSERAHFEVLHAEHSAIQLNNANSSIHIDAVIDPLSPIGQKLAPLLHILWKQIQPSMRIVLNPISSLADLPLKNFYRFVLPSMDDFSSTDHSVHGPKAFFANMPLSKTLTMNIDVPEPWLVEPVIAIHDLDNILLENLGDVRTLQAVFELEALLLTGHCMEKDRNPPRGLQFILGTKQRPHLVDTLVMANLGYWQMKVSPGVWYLQLAPGRSADLYELPPKLIAIDSLRGKLMHIEVQKKKGKEHEELLNAADDYHFQEKTDNKGWNNNLLKWASSLISGDASLKNKADKITDRKDARQGETINIFSVASGHLYERFLKIMILSVLKKTQRPVKFWFIKNYLSPQFKDVIPHMAQEYGFEYELITYKWPTWLHKQKEKQRIIWAYKILFLDVIFPLSLRKVIFVDADQIVRADMGELYDMNLKGRPLAYTPFCDNNKDMDGYRFWKQGFWKDHLRGRPYHISALYVVDLAKFRQTASGDTLRVVYEQLSKDPNSLSNLDQDLPNYAQHTVPIFSLPQEWLWCESWCGNATKARAKTIDLCNNPMTKEPKLQGARRIVPEWTGLDSEARQFTARILGDDVESPGATPPPSETPKAEDEGTDQDVNDEL, from the exons TGAATTGCTTTCGAAAGAATGGAAGGATCTATTTTGGGATTTTATTGACCACTGGAAGGAACTGGAGAAAGGCTCTGAATGTTTAACGGCAAAATGCTGTACCCAGAAGATTGTTGAGGATGCCCGCACACTACTCAATGAACCACTCTCTTCAATTTTTGAGTTTTCTCTTACCCTTCGATCAGCATCGCCAAGATTAGTGCTGTACAGGCAACTTGCAAAGGAGTCATTATCTTCATTTCCTATTGATGATTCACCAGAGCAAATTTCTGGTCAATGcactggaaaaacttttgatgggGCTGTGGATCCAAGCTCTTCTGGAGGAACTTGCTGCTGGGTAGACACCGGGAATGTTCTATTGTTCAGTTCAGCCGATCTACATGAATGGCTTGGGGGATTGGGCAAGCT AGCTATGGATTCCACTGAACAGCCTGAACTCTTTGACTTTGACCATATATATCCTCGCACAAATATTACTGCTCCGGTTGCTATGTTTTATGGGGCTGTTGGGACAAAATGCTTCAAAGAGATGCATGTTCAACTAGCAGAAGCATCAAAGCAG GGAAAAGTCAGGTATGCTCTGCGTCCTGTCCTACCATCTGGATGTGGGACTACATCCACCTTTTGTGGTTCAGTTGGTGCTGTAGATGTAGTCACCTTGAGTGGTTATGGGGTGGAGCTTGCCCTAAAAAACATGGAATACAAAGCTATGGATGACACTGCTATAAAGAAGG GTGTTCCTCTAGAAGATCCTAAGACAGAGGACCTCAGTCAAGAAGTCAGAGGGTTTATATTTTCCAAGATTTTG GAACGCAAGCCAGAGCTAAATGCTGAGATTATGGCCTTCAGAGATTATCTATTGTCCTCGACAGTGTCTGATACACTTGAAGTCTGGGAACTCAAAG ATCTGGGTCATCAGACAGCACAGCGGATCGTTCAAGCATCCGACCCTTTACAGTCAATGCAGGAAATCAATCAAAATTTCCCAAGTATAGTTTCTTCTCTATCACGAATGAAG CTTGACAATTCCATCAAAGATGAAATTATTGCAAATCAGCGGATGGTTCCACCTGGCAAGTCATTGATGGCTTTGAATGGTGCTTTGATCAATATTGAGGATCTTGATCTTTACCT GTTAATGGATATGGTCCATGGAGAATTATCCCTTGCTGATCAGTTCGTCCGGTTAAAG TTGCCTCAAAGTGCTGCCCACAAGATCCTGTCAGCTCCTCCACCAGCAGAATCTAATTCTTTCCGTGTGGACTTCCGGTCTTCTCATGTGCATTACCTTAATAACTTGGAGGAAGATGACATGTATAGAAGATGGAGAAGCAACATCCAGGAG CTCTTGATGCCGGTCTTCCCTGGTCAGATGCGGTACATCCGTAAAAATCTATTCCACTCTGTTTATGTGCTTGATCCTGCTTCAGCCTGCGGTGCAGAG ACCATTGACATGATCCTATCTCTATATCAAGATGGTGTCCCTATAAGGTTTGGTATCATAATGTATTCTTCAAGATTCATCAATGTCATTGAAGAAAGTGATGGCACTCTTACAAATAATGGAGAAGACACTTCCATTTTG ATAACAAGGCTTTTCTTGTACATCAAAGAAACATACTCAACACAGTTGGCATTCCAATTTCTCAGCAAT ATACATAAATCAAGGAATGGTGACGATGACTACAATGAAGAGCTTGTGGAATCTCATCAAGTTGAAGGGGCATTTGTTGATTCACTATT GTCAAACGCTAAATCTCATCCACAAGATGTGCTGCTGAAGTTGCAAAAAGAGAACGTGTACAAGCAGGAAGCTGAAGAAAGTTCTCGTTTTGTTCACAAGCTTGGGTTGTATAAACTCCAATGTTGTCTATTGATGAATGGATTCGTCCATGAAGCAAGTGAG GAAGCGACCATGAATGCTATGAATGATGAGCTTCCTAGGATTCAAGAACAAGTTTATTATGGGCATATCCAGTCCCATACAGATGTTTTAGAGAAGTTTTTGTCAGAAAATAGCTACAAGCGGTACAACCCATCA ATTACTGGCAAGAGTGCAGAGAAGAAATTTGTTTCGCTCTTTGCATCGTATCATCAGGACAGCTCTGTATTTAATGACATGAAGTACTTACAGTCTCCTGGAA CTACAGATGATGCAAAACCTGTTACTCATCTacttgctattgatctttcatcaaAAGTTGGAACAAAATTGCTTTCTGAGGCCATACGTTATCTG ATGGACGGATCTGATAGAGCTCGTGTTGGTCTGCTACTTTATGTCCGCACTGGTGGTTCATCACCTATTTTACTTCTGAAAGATATCTTCGATAGAACTATTTCTTCTTTCAG CTATAAAGAAAAGGTATTGGTCTTCCTGCATGGGCTCTTGAAATTTTATGAAGCCCAACCTTTGCCTGCCTCATCCGTTGCTGACGATTGGACTAGAAATATGATGGAAAAGGTCTATACCTTAGCTGCTGAAACTGCTTTGCCTGTTGATGACTACAAAGCATGGTTCAAAAGTTTCTCTGCTGATACAGTTCTCAAAGGGATCGATAAG TTATCTGACTTCTTATTTGGGCATCTGGGGCTTGTGTTTGGTAGTAATGCTGTGATCACCAATGGACGG GTTTTTATTATGAATGAAGGAGAATCATTTCTAGCCAATGACTTAGGTCTCCTTGAGTCTATCGAGTATGATTTGAGAACAAAATACATATTTGAAATAACTGAAGAGGTTGAGTTTGCTGGTGTTGACCCTGATGACCTGACAAG CCAATTCTACAGCGACATTGCCATGTTGATCTCATCATCGATGTCTGTTCGTGAAAGGACATCTGAAAGAGCCCATTTTGAGGTTTTACATGCAGAACATAG TGCTATCCAATTGAATAATGCAAATTCAAGTATTCACATTGATGCTGTCATTGATCCACTTAGTCCCATTGGGCAAAAACTTGCCCCACTTCTACACATACTCTGGAAACAGATTCAGCCGAGCATGAGGATTGTACTTAATCCTATT AGTTCCCTCGCAGATCTTCCTTTAAAAAACTTCTACAGATTTGTTCTTCCATCGATG GATGATTTTAGCAGTACAGATCATTCTGTACACGGACCTAAAGCTTTCTTTGCAAATATGCCACTGTCAAAAACACTTACAATGAACATAGATGTTCCAGAACCATGGCTTGTTGAACCAGTTATTGCCAT CCATGATTTAGACAACATTCTTTTAGAGAATCTCGGCGATGTCAGAACTTTGCAGGCAGTATTTGAACTTGAAGCTCTCCTCTTGACAG GTCATTGCATGGAAAAGGACCGGAACCCTCCCCGTGGTCTGCAGTTTATCCTTGGTACTAAACAAAGACCACACTTGGTAGACACACTTGTCATGGCCAACTTGGGTTACTGGCAGATGAAGGTCTCACCTGGTGTGTGGTACCTACAACTGGCTCCTGGTCGTAGTGCCGATCTGTATGAGCTACCTCCAAAACTCATTGCCATTGATAGCTTGAGAGGCAAACTAATGCACATTGAAGTACAAAAGAAGAAAGGCAAGGAGCACGAGGAGTTGCTAAATGCTGCTGATGACTACCACTTCCAGGAAAAGACG GATAACAAAGGCTGGAATAACAACCTTTTGAAATGGGCTTCTAGTCTTATcagtggtgatgcatcattgaaAAACAAAGCTGATAAAATCACC GACCGTAAGGATGCAAGACAAGGGGAGACCATAAATATATTCTCTGTTGCTTCTGGGCATCT gtatgagcGTTTCCTCAAAATAATGATTTTGAGTGTTCTAAAAAAGACACAGAGGCCAGTGAAGTTTTGGTTCATTAAGAATTATCTATCTCCACAGTTCAAG GATGTCATACCGCACATGGCTCAGGAATATGGATTCGAGTATGAGCTCATCACATATAAATGGCCAACATGGTTACACAAGCAGAAAGAGAAGCAAAGGATTATATGGGCATATAAGATCTTATTTCTGGACGTCATATTTCCACTTTCACTGAGGAAG GTGATTTTCGTTGATGCTGATCAAATTGTGAGAGCAGACATGGGAGAATTGTATGACATGAACCTGAAGGGTCGCCCGCTTGCATATACTCCATTCTGTGATAACAACAAGGATATGGATGGTTATCGATTTTGGAAGCAA ggtttttggaaagaTCATCTGCGAGGAAGACCATACCATATCAG TGCGCTTTATGTTGTTGATCTGGCCAAATTTCGGCAAACTGCTTCTGGGGATACTCTTCGTGTCGTCTATGAACAACTCAGCAAGGACCCCAATAGTCTCTCCAATCTTGATCAG GATCTCCCGAATTACGCCCAACATACCGTGCCTATATTCTCTCTTCCACAAGAATGGCTGTGGTGTGAATCTTGGTGTGGAAATGCCACGAAGGCAAGAGCAAAGACCATTGATTTATGCAACAATCCAATGACAAAGGAGCCAAAGCTTCAG GGTGCTAGAAGAATAGTTCCGGAGTGGACTGGTCTTGACAGTGAAGCACGCCAGTTCACTGCACGAATTTTGGGCGATGATGTCGAGTCTCCAGGAGCCACACCTCCACCATCTGAGACACCAAAGGCCGAAGATGAAGGCACTGATCAGGATGTGAACGATGAGCTATGA